ATGAATAAAAGTGCAATGAAAATTCCTGGGGAGTTATACATTTGTGTATTGATAAGACCATTCACTATTTCTTGAAGCTCGATCTCTCCCCCGGATGAACCATATAGCCAAGAGAAACCATGAACCAGAATAGAAGAGCTTGCTCCACCCATGAGTAAATATTTCGTAGTAGCCTCATTAGACCGTACATCTTTCTTGGTATATCCAGATAGTAGATAGGAACATAAACTGAAACATTCTAGAGCTACAAAGATAGTTATTAAATCGTTAGCGCCGCATAAAAACATTCCTCCTAGAGTAGTTGTTAATATGAATAAGAGAAACTCTGTTATAGCCATTTCTGTACATTCAATGTACTCTACGGATAGAGGAATACATAGAGTTGAACAtagtaaaataagaaattgaaagatTTCGTTGAAATTGTTCGTTTGGAAATTTCCCGAAAAGGCAATCATAGGTTCTTCTCTCCATCGGAACAATAGGGCCGTTATGCTCATTACTAAACTTGTTGAAGAGATAAAATAGAACCAAGATATATCTTTTGATCAGAGGTTGAATCAATCATCAGAAGAAGAATTAGGCCAAAAATTAGGATacattctgggaaaataaaactTCCATCGAAGAGAAGCAAATGAAAGGCTTTCATAAAAATTCTTGTAGAATCGAGAATGAAGTTTTCATTCTGTACATGTCAGATCATGAATTAGTAACTGCATCCAATCTCCAAAAAATCCCAATTGTTtcgaatttttttatctttttggaaTGGAATAGTTACAGAATCCCCATGAATAGGACCAAACCTTATTCTGTGGTATTTACATAAGATTcctctttctcattcttaagCAAGTCCGCGAGAGGGCTTAATTGATCCatgatttatgttttgtttttcgtTTCCTTTTCGTTTGTTTCGAGAGATATATTCATCAATTTCGATTCTTTTTCGATCGAGATGTATGGATTCATGGGTCTACGTGTCTATATAGATCCTGTTCATGGATTAACGAAAATGTGCAAAAGCTCTATTTGCCTCTGCCATTCTATGAGTCTCTTCCTTTTTGCGTATGGCATCGCCACTACCTTTGGCAGCATCCACTAATTCGGAACTTAATTTGAAAGCCATATTTCGACCCGGACGTTTTCGGGATGCCCCCAATAACCAACGAATGGCAAGTGCTTTTCCTTGTGCGGATCCTATTTCAACGGGAACTTGATGAGTTGATCCGCCTACGCGTCTTGCTTTTACTGCTATATCGGGAGTTACTCCACGTATTGCTTGACGTAAAACAGATAGTGGATTTGTTTCTGTCTTTTGTTGAATCTTTTTCATAGCTCGATAGAGAATTTGATAAGCCAATGATTTTTTTCCGTGTTTCAGAATACGGTTAACCAACATGTTAACTAATCGATTACGATAAATTGGATCGGATTTTGCGGTTTTTTCTTCTGCAGTACCTCGCCGTGACATGAGCGTGAAAGGAGGAATCCGTTTTTTTAGAACTTTTATAAGggctaaaatcatttattttggcTTTTTGGCACCATATTGTAGGGTGGATCTCGAAAGATATGAAAGATCTCCCTCCAAGCCGTACATACGACTTTCATCGAATACGGCTTTCCACAGAATTCTATATGTATCTATGATATCTAGTATGGAATTCTGTTTACTCACTTGAAATTGAGTATCCGTTCCCCCTTTTCCTGCTAGGATAGGAAATCCTGTATTTTACATATCCATACGATTGAGTCCTTGGGTTTCCAAAATAGTGTAAAGTGCTTCGAATCATTGCTATTTGACTCAGACCTATTCTAAAAAAGTCGAGGCATTTCGAATTGTTTGTTGACACGGACAAAGTCAAGGAAAACCTTTGAAATTCTTTCCATATTGGACCTTGGACATATCATAGTTCCGAATCGAATTTCTTTAGAAAGAAAATCTTTTGTCTCATGGTAGCCTGCTCCAGTTCCCTTACGAAACTTTCGTTATTGGGTTAGCCATACACTTTACATGTTTCTAGCGATTCACATGGCATTTTCAAATGATACAAGTCTTGGATAAGAATCTACAACGCACTAGAACGCCCTTGTTGACGATCCTTTACTCCGACAGCATCTAGGGTTCCTCGAACAATGTGATATCTCACACCGGGTAAATCTTTAACCCTCCCCCCTCTTACTAGGACTACAGAATGTTCTTGTAAATTATGGCCAATACCGGGTATATAAGCAGTAATTTCAAATCCAGAGGTTAAGCGTACTCTGGCAACTTTACGTAAGGCAGAGTTTGGTTTTTTGGGTGTAATAGTGGAAAAGTTGACAGATAAGTCACCCTTACTGCCACTCTACAGAACCGTACATGAGATTTTCACTTCATATGGCTCctcgttcaattttttttgaagtcaTTGGATCCGTTTCCTAGTTCGGTTCGAGAATCTCTCCCCTTCTTCTATTCCGTTCCGAAGAGTAACTAGGACCAATTCAGTCACGTTTTCATGTTCCAATTGAACactttcctttttattattctcaaagaagaagattttttctttctttttaccaaACATATGTGGATCCAATCACGATCTTCTAATAAGAACAAGAAATCTTTCGTGATCAATCCTTTTGCCTCATTCTTCAATAATCAGAAAGATCCTTTTCAatcaagttttcattttttcgtTTGGAATCAGGACTCTTCTActgcatttttatttactttctttttttcttttctttcatcattCGTTAACTCCCACAAGGTTTGGTCCTGTAGAATCTGACCCATTTCATCATTgagcgaaaagtacgaaaaaaatCAGATCGATTTTTCGATCAAAAGTACTATGTGAAATCCTCggttttttcctctttctctatCCCTATCTCGTAGGTAGAGCGTTTGAATCAATAGAGAACCCTTTCTTCTGTATCTGGATGAATCGATATTATTACATTCCAATTCCTTCCCGATACCTCGGAACCGAATTGAATCCCAAATTGACGGGTTAGTGTGAGCTTATCCATGCGGTTATGCACCCTTCGAATAGGAATCTATTTTCTGAAAGATCCCAGCTTTCGTGCGTTGGTGGGTCTTCGAGATCCTTTCGATGACCTATGTTGTGTTGAAGGGATATCTATATGAAAAGACAGTTCTATTTCTATTCGATTAGTATTTTCTATTAGTATTAAATTCGTTTGAGTTAGTGATCTCAGCTCAGCTAGTCCTTTCTTTCGTGATGAACTGTTGGCGCCAGTCTTACATTTTGTCTCTGTGGACCGAGGAGAAAGGGAGCTCGGCGG
This genomic interval from Vigna unguiculata cultivar IT97K-499-35 unplaced genomic scaffold, ASM411807v1 contig_620, whole genome shotgun sequence contains the following:
- the LOC114172495 gene encoding uncharacterized protein LOC114172495, translating into MILALIKVLKKRIPPFTLMSRRGTAEEKTAKSDPIYRNRLVNMLVNRILKHGKKSLAYQILYRAMKKIQQKTETNPLSVLRQAIRGVTPDIAVKARRVGGSTHQVPVEIGSAQGKALAIRWLLGASRKRPGRNMAFKLSSELVDAAKGSGDAIRKKEETHRMAEANRAFAHFR